The following are from one region of the bacterium genome:
- the rplX gene encoding 50S ribosomal protein L24 — protein sequence MQKIRRGDLVQVVSGAGASANPPVQGRVIAVDPQKGRVRVEGVRLQKRHLRPGRSGAREGGIVETEGFIDASNVMLVNPSDNKPSRVRFEERDGKKVRVFARGGDVVPEP from the coding sequence ATGCAGAAGATCCGAAGAGGCGACCTCGTCCAGGTCGTGAGCGGCGCCGGCGCGTCCGCGAACCCGCCCGTGCAGGGACGGGTGATCGCCGTCGATCCGCAGAAGGGCCGCGTCCGCGTCGAGGGCGTGCGTCTCCAGAAGCGTCATCTCCGCCCCGGTCGCAGCGGCGCCCGCGAGGGTGGAATCGTCGAGACCGAAGGCTTCATCGATGCGTCCAACGTGATGCTCGTGAACCCGTCGGACAACAAGCCCTCCCGCGTTCGCTTCGAAGAGCGGGACGGCAAGAAGGTCCGCGTCTTCGCGCGCGGCGGTGACGTCGTTCCCGAGCCCTAG
- a CDS encoding DnaJ domain-containing protein produces the protein MSTAIDPLEIEALARIMDELDYYQLLGVAPQATSAEIRKAYHASSRSFHPDANRTLPDDLRATCGQISKRITEAYCVLRDARRRKAYDSKRDENDSASTLRIQIAEAKNAHVEARKSECRGATAQGRQFHAKAEADIKSGNFAGAIQNLQMALTFEPANAGFKALVDDLKEKQKAGN, from the coding sequence ATGAGCACCGCGATCGACCCCCTCGAGATCGAAGCCCTCGCCCGGATCATGGACGAGCTGGACTACTACCAGCTCCTCGGCGTCGCCCCGCAGGCGACGTCCGCCGAGATCCGGAAGGCGTACCACGCGAGCTCGCGCAGCTTCCATCCGGATGCGAACCGGACGCTCCCGGACGATCTCCGCGCCACCTGCGGGCAGATCTCGAAGCGGATCACCGAAGCCTATTGCGTGCTCCGCGATGCGCGACGACGCAAGGCCTACGACTCGAAGCGCGACGAGAACGACAGTGCCTCGACGCTCCGGATCCAGATCGCCGAGGCGAAGAACGCGCACGTCGAGGCACGCAAGTCCGAGTGCCGCGGCGCGACCGCCCAGGGCCGACAGTTCCACGCCAAGGCGGAGGCCGACATCAAGAGCGGCAACTTCGCGGGCGCGATCCAGAACCTGCAGATGGCCCTCACCTTCGAGCCGGCGAACGCGGGATTCAAGGCGCTCGTCGACGACTTGAAAGAGAAGCAGAAGGCCGGAAACTGA
- a CDS encoding PQQ-dependent sugar dehydrogenase — protein sequence MRKLLVGVGILSLLGIGACFALPVVRGPIVSFMTGRGIDAPSEDLLQSRYRVAPGYTLELFAEDILTARFLRFSPGGALLVSQPRQGRILHVLPDGDGDGRSDGTRVLLEGLDRAHGLDFHDGHLYLGETGAVVRVPIADDGPETIRVAGPVETVVEDIPPGGGHWTRTLRFGPDGGLYVHVGSSCNVCEEEDPRRAAILRYEPDGSGEEIYASGLRNSVGFDWQPGTNDLYATDNGRDLLGDDYPPCELNRVERGGFYGWPYANGFGDVDPDFGEDNPDKVAATIPPVHGFRAHNAPLGITFLRHPDTPEALQGAALVALHGSWNRSRLDGYKVVSLHWKPNGEVDERDFLTGFEVDEDVTGRPVDVIEGPDGSIYVSDDYAGSIFRIHRGPATAAAALTADASGGSPTERAPLMDLDPETRQALDLAGAALFRRNACGTCHLAEEAASGVVAKPLEGLGAKYSVDALTGFFLSPTPPMPAFELPEEERRALAVHLLSRFE from the coding sequence ATGCGCAAGTTGCTGGTCGGGGTCGGAATTCTCAGCCTGCTCGGCATCGGGGCCTGCTTCGCGCTGCCGGTCGTCCGGGGGCCGATCGTCTCCTTCATGACGGGCCGGGGGATCGACGCGCCGTCCGAGGACCTCCTCCAGAGCCGGTACCGGGTGGCTCCGGGCTACACCCTGGAGCTCTTCGCCGAGGACATCCTGACCGCGCGATTCCTGCGCTTCAGCCCCGGTGGGGCCCTCCTCGTCAGCCAACCGCGCCAGGGTCGGATCCTCCACGTGCTCCCGGACGGAGACGGAGACGGCCGCTCGGACGGCACGCGGGTCCTGCTCGAGGGGCTCGACCGCGCCCACGGCCTCGACTTCCACGACGGCCACCTCTACCTGGGCGAGACCGGCGCGGTCGTGCGTGTGCCGATCGCGGACGATGGCCCGGAGACGATCCGGGTCGCCGGCCCGGTCGAAACCGTCGTCGAAGACATCCCGCCGGGCGGGGGCCACTGGACCCGGACGCTCCGCTTCGGACCGGACGGGGGTCTCTACGTCCACGTCGGCTCGAGCTGCAACGTCTGCGAGGAAGAGGATCCGCGTCGGGCCGCGATCCTTCGCTACGAGCCCGACGGCAGCGGCGAGGAGATCTACGCGTCGGGACTCCGCAACTCCGTGGGTTTCGACTGGCAGCCGGGAACGAACGACCTCTACGCGACCGACAACGGGCGCGACCTGCTCGGCGACGACTACCCGCCCTGCGAGCTCAACCGGGTCGAGCGCGGCGGCTTCTACGGATGGCCCTACGCGAACGGCTTCGGGGACGTCGATCCCGACTTCGGCGAGGACAACCCGGACAAGGTCGCCGCGACGATCCCGCCGGTCCACGGCTTCCGCGCGCACAACGCGCCGCTCGGGATCACGTTCCTTCGCCACCCGGACACGCCGGAAGCGCTCCAGGGCGCCGCGCTCGTCGCGCTCCACGGCTCCTGGAACCGCTCCCGCCTCGACGGCTACAAGGTCGTCTCGCTCCATTGGAAGCCGAACGGCGAGGTCGACGAGCGGGACTTCCTGACCGGCTTCGAGGTCGACGAGGACGTGACCGGTCGCCCGGTGGACGTGATCGAGGGACCGGACGGCTCGATCTACGTGAGCGACGACTACGCGGGCTCGATCTTCCGGATCCACCGGGGTCCGGCGACCGCCGCCGCCGCGCTCACGGCCGATGCGTCCGGCGGCTCGCCCACCGAGCGGGCCCCACTCATGGACCTGGATCCCGAGACGCGACAGGCGCTCGATCTCGCCGGCGCCGCCCTCTTCCGGCGGAACGCCTGCGGTACCTGTCACCTGGCCGAAGAAGCCGCCTCCGGCGTCGTCGCGAAGCCCCTCGAGGGCCTGGGCGCGAAGTACTCCGTCGACGCGCTGACGGGATTCTTCCTGTCGCCGACGCCGCCGATGCCCGCGTTCGAGCTGCCGGAGGAGGAGCGTCGCGCGCTCGCGGTCCACCTGCTCTCGCGCTTCGAGTAG
- a CDS encoding MBL fold metallo-hydrolase, translated as MSQVWTRSRAGTASPPQVRQPVPECPFVHAIELPLDWAPGSTQVYLIEGQPLTLIDAGVATPASQAALRAALDSLGHGLDEIERVVVTHAHRDHFGFVEGLREAGAELECWAHEADAERIENYDRVLRERIVGMTPLFMDFGVPEEIAVRLERDRREASRVDIAEAVPTQVDHRLSEGDRIAWKDWSLSVLHAPGHTPGHIVLEEESRGLLFTGDQVMAQAIPYAENFLQGALPDPADPLRRRPRFRGLVEMRKTLRRLRRRPVRLVLPGYGMALRRAERAIRDTLLHYDVRLQRIDRGLRSLAAMGQDVTAFELWKALFPNDEPSSDMWTHLLLLIGALDCLEDDGLLVTERREDGVFTHHHR; from the coding sequence ATGTCGCAGGTCTGGACTCGCTCCCGAGCCGGAACCGCCTCGCCCCCACAGGTTCGTCAGCCGGTTCCCGAATGCCCCTTCGTCCACGCGATCGAGCTCCCGCTCGATTGGGCACCCGGCTCGACGCAGGTCTATCTGATCGAGGGTCAGCCCCTCACGCTGATCGACGCCGGCGTGGCGACGCCCGCCTCACAGGCGGCCCTCCGGGCAGCCCTCGATTCTCTCGGCCACGGGCTCGATGAGATCGAGCGGGTCGTCGTCACCCACGCCCATCGTGACCACTTCGGCTTCGTCGAAGGGCTGCGCGAGGCCGGAGCCGAGCTCGAGTGCTGGGCGCACGAGGCCGATGCCGAGCGGATCGAGAACTACGATCGGGTCCTCCGCGAGCGGATCGTGGGCATGACGCCGCTCTTCATGGACTTCGGGGTGCCCGAAGAGATCGCCGTTCGCCTCGAACGCGACCGGCGTGAAGCGTCGCGCGTCGACATCGCGGAGGCGGTGCCCACGCAGGTCGATCACCGCCTGTCCGAAGGGGACCGGATCGCCTGGAAGGACTGGAGCCTGTCCGTCCTGCACGCACCCGGTCACACGCCCGGACACATCGTGCTCGAAGAAGAGTCGAGGGGGCTGCTCTTCACGGGCGACCAGGTGATGGCGCAAGCGATTCCCTACGCCGAGAACTTTCTGCAGGGCGCGTTGCCGGATCCGGCGGATCCGCTCCGGCGACGACCGCGCTTCCGCGGGCTGGTCGAGATGCGAAAGACGCTCCGCCGACTGCGGCGACGCCCGGTCCGACTCGTCCTGCCCGGGTACGGCATGGCCCTCCGGCGGGCCGAGCGCGCGATCCGGGACACGCTGCTCCACTACGACGTCCGCCTCCAGCGGATCGATCGCGGGCTGCGGAGCCTGGCCGCGATGGGCCAGGACGTCACCGCCTTCGAGCTCTGGAAGGCGCTCTTCCCGAACGACGAGCCGTCGTCGGACATGTGGACTCATCTACTGCTGCTGATCGGCGCGCTCGACTGTCTCGAGGACGACGGACTGCTCGTGACCGAGCGGCGTGAGGACGGCGTCTTCACGCACCATCACCGGTAG
- a CDS encoding YebC/PmpR family DNA-binding transcriptional regulator, with product MSGHSKWSTIKRKKGALDAKRGKIFTKLIRELQTAARIGGGEIDSNPRLRLIVDKAKQANMPKDNIERAIAKGVGGTDGESFEEMVYEGYGPGGTAILIEALSDNKNRTVGDVRHVLSKNGGNLGESGCVAYLFEKKGLIAFDTEGLDGDAVLEAALEAGADDVVEGESNLDVVTSPTDFHAVKEALEAAGFTPATAELTMEPSTTVQLAGKEAEQMLRLADALEDLDDVQNFYANFDISEEELESFAS from the coding sequence ATGTCCGGTCATTCCAAGTGGTCCACGATCAAGCGCAAGAAGGGCGCCCTCGACGCGAAGCGAGGGAAGATCTTCACCAAGCTGATCCGTGAGCTGCAGACCGCGGCCCGGATCGGCGGCGGGGAGATCGACTCGAACCCGCGCCTGCGCCTGATCGTCGACAAGGCCAAGCAGGCCAACATGCCCAAGGACAACATCGAGCGGGCGATCGCCAAGGGCGTCGGCGGGACCGACGGCGAGTCCTTCGAGGAGATGGTCTACGAGGGGTACGGCCCGGGCGGGACCGCGATCCTGATCGAGGCGCTGTCCGACAACAAGAACCGCACCGTCGGCGACGTGCGTCACGTCCTCTCGAAGAACGGCGGCAACCTCGGCGAGAGCGGCTGCGTCGCCTATCTGTTCGAGAAGAAGGGCTTGATCGCCTTCGATACCGAAGGGCTCGATGGCGACGCCGTGTTGGAGGCGGCGCTGGAGGCGGGCGCGGACGACGTCGTGGAGGGCGAATCGAACCTCGACGTCGTGACGTCGCCGACGGATTTCCACGCGGTCAAGGAAGCGCTCGAGGCCGCCGGATTCACGCCCGCGACGGCTGAGCTGACGATGGAGCCTTCGACGACGGTCCAGCTCGCGGGCAAGGAGGCGGAGCAGATGCTGCGCCTGGCCGATGCCCTCGAGGATCTCGACGACGTCCAGAATTTCTACGCGAACTTCGACATCTCCGAGGAGGAGCTGGAGAGCTTCGCGAGCTAG
- the ruvC gene encoding crossover junction endodeoxyribonuclease RuvC, which translates to MDPGSNATGVGLIERSGSRVVHVHHAVLRPPAGADLAIRLDHLHRELGRVVAEFAPEVAVVERVFLAANPRSALVLGQARGALLACLGASGVRVAEIAAREAKKAITGAGGADKAQMQQMVTRLLGLSKPPPTDAADALALALSHAQAGQLADLPIRGRRRNHRRALTEALSGRGVGTPS; encoded by the coding sequence GTGGATCCTGGTTCGAACGCGACGGGCGTCGGCCTGATCGAGCGTTCCGGCTCGCGGGTCGTCCACGTACACCACGCGGTCCTGCGTCCGCCGGCAGGGGCGGACCTCGCGATCCGTCTCGACCACCTTCACCGCGAGCTCGGGCGCGTCGTCGCCGAGTTCGCGCCGGAGGTGGCGGTCGTCGAGCGCGTCTTCCTGGCGGCGAATCCACGCTCGGCGCTCGTCCTCGGACAAGCGAGAGGAGCCCTGCTGGCCTGTCTCGGCGCCTCGGGCGTCCGCGTCGCCGAGATCGCCGCGCGCGAGGCCAAGAAGGCGATCACCGGTGCCGGTGGCGCCGACAAGGCGCAGATGCAGCAGATGGTCACGCGGCTGCTGGGCCTGTCGAAGCCGCCGCCGACCGACGCCGCGGATGCGCTGGCGCTCGCGCTCTCGCACGCCCAGGCCGGCCAGCTCGCCGATCTGCCGATCCGCGGTCGCCGCCGCAACCATCGTCGCGCGCTGACCGAAGCGCTGTCGGGCCGCGGTGTGGGGACGCCGTCATGA
- a CDS encoding 4Fe-4S binding protein yields MCRDCVDMACVEVCPVDCIVQHKDKGDAPGYENQLYIDPEECINCGVCEPECPWEAIFEDEQVPSVFEEDVALNAKIVDERDDFEVPERDDVDVPSPDQISANKEKWGYAG; encoded by the coding sequence ATGTGTCGAGACTGTGTGGACATGGCATGCGTCGAGGTCTGCCCCGTCGACTGCATCGTTCAGCACAAGGACAAGGGCGACGCCCCCGGCTACGAGAACCAGCTCTACATCGATCCCGAGGAGTGCATCAACTGCGGCGTCTGCGAGCCGGAGTGCCCCTGGGAAGCGATCTTCGAGGACGAGCAGGTCCCGAGCGTGTTCGAAGAGGACGTGGCGCTCAACGCCAAGATCGTCGACGAGCGCGACGACTTCGAGGTGCCGGAGCGCGACGACGTCGACGTCCCGTCCCCCGACCAGATCTCCGCGAACAAGGAGAAGTGGGGCTACGCCGGCTAG
- a CDS encoding uracil-DNA glycosylase yields MDGAAPEPDEISDPLAEARALTASAAALVRELVEEDLVGFERLPDLPGADATEPTAAPPAPAAASAAPAAPKSPRPDVAPPVEIGAPVPWAGRQPTLTEVETHLGDCQRCGLCEGRSRIVFGDGNPNADLLFIGEGPGAEEDKRGLPFVGRAGELLTQMIEKGIGIARSEVYICNIVKCRPPRNRTPLPPEVAACRPFLDGQIEAIRPKVIVTLGKPAASLLLDREIAITRLRGTWQDYRGIPMMPTLHPAYVLRQYTPENRRAVWEDLKAAWDRVQP; encoded by the coding sequence ATGGACGGCGCCGCGCCCGAACCGGACGAGATCAGCGATCCGCTCGCGGAGGCGCGCGCCCTCACGGCCTCCGCGGCCGCCCTCGTCCGCGAGCTGGTCGAGGAGGACCTCGTCGGCTTCGAGCGCCTGCCGGATCTGCCGGGAGCGGACGCCACCGAGCCGACCGCTGCGCCCCCGGCCCCAGCGGCGGCGTCCGCCGCGCCGGCTGCGCCGAAGTCCCCGCGTCCCGACGTCGCGCCGCCCGTCGAGATCGGCGCGCCGGTGCCCTGGGCCGGGCGACAGCCGACGCTCACGGAGGTCGAGACCCACCTCGGCGATTGCCAGCGCTGCGGACTCTGCGAGGGGCGATCGAGGATCGTCTTCGGCGACGGCAACCCGAATGCCGACCTCCTCTTCATCGGCGAGGGGCCCGGCGCCGAGGAGGACAAGCGCGGACTCCCCTTCGTCGGCCGCGCCGGCGAGCTCCTCACGCAGATGATCGAGAAGGGGATCGGAATCGCGCGGAGCGAGGTCTACATCTGCAACATCGTGAAGTGCCGCCCGCCGCGGAACCGCACGCCCCTCCCGCCCGAGGTCGCCGCCTGCCGCCCCTTCCTCGACGGCCAGATCGAGGCGATCCGGCCGAAGGTGATCGTGACCCTCGGCAAGCCCGCGGCGAGCCTGCTGCTCGACCGCGAGATCGCGATCACACGCCTGCGCGGCACCTGGCAGGACTACCGCGGCATTCCGATGATGCCGACGCTCCACCCGGCCTACGTCCTGCGGCAGTACACGCCGGAGAATCGCCGCGCCGTCTGGGAAGACCTCAAGGCCGCGTGGGACCGAGTGCAGCCTTGA
- the rpmG gene encoding 50S ribosomal protein L33, whose protein sequence is MAKKGKREQIKLESTAGTGHFYTTSKNRTNTPNKLEFKKYDPVVRKHVLYKETKLK, encoded by the coding sequence ATGGCCAAGAAGGGCAAGCGCGAGCAGATCAAGCTCGAGAGCACCGCCGGCACGGGGCACTTCTACACGACCTCGAAGAACCGGACGAACACGCCGAACAAGCTCGAGTTCAAGAAGTACGACCCGGTCGTCCGCAAGCACGTTCTCTACAAAGAGACGAAGCTCAAGTAG
- the ruvA gene encoding Holliday junction branch migration protein RuvA: MIAWLEGQLREKAPTRIVLDVRGVGYELLVPLSTFETLPDLGKTVSLLVHTAVREDAITLYGFSSSLEKELFHLLLKANRVGPKLAQSILSGMEPHRLLRLLRDADAKGLKKAPGVGPKLAERIAVELRDEAEKLAGRLGGDAPTGQPTVVGEVAPDEELLSALVNLGYPRNQAERVVAAALAEAAPGASLEELIRVALRRLAP; the protein is encoded by the coding sequence ATGATCGCGTGGCTCGAAGGCCAGCTCCGGGAGAAGGCCCCGACCCGGATCGTCCTCGACGTGCGCGGTGTGGGCTACGAGCTTCTCGTTCCGCTCTCGACCTTCGAGACGCTGCCGGATCTCGGCAAGACGGTCTCGCTCCTCGTCCATACCGCCGTCCGCGAGGACGCGATCACGCTCTACGGATTCTCGTCGTCCCTCGAGAAGGAGCTCTTCCATCTCCTGCTGAAGGCGAACCGCGTGGGGCCGAAGCTCGCGCAGTCGATCCTCTCGGGCATGGAGCCCCATCGCCTGCTGCGGCTCCTCCGCGACGCCGACGCGAAGGGCCTGAAGAAGGCGCCGGGGGTCGGTCCGAAGCTCGCCGAGCGGATCGCGGTCGAGCTGCGGGACGAGGCGGAGAAGCTCGCGGGGCGACTCGGCGGTGACGCGCCCACCGGCCAGCCGACGGTCGTAGGCGAGGTGGCGCCGGACGAGGAGCTCTTGTCCGCCCTGGTGAACCTCGGCTATCCCCGCAATCAGGCCGAGCGCGTCGTCGCGGCGGCGCTCGCCGAGGCGGCGCCGGGCGCTTCGCTCGAGGAGCTGATCCGGGTGGCGCTGCGGCGGCTCGCGCCTTGA
- the aroE gene encoding shikimate dehydrogenase: MTASMRCGIVLHPAGHTRSPAMHTAAYAALGLDADYRAFDVPPAGLAEAVARFREAGLRQLAVSIPHKESMMAFVDELEPVGRAIGAINTVTLDGNSWVGTNTDWIGVLRALERAGPVDGRRAVVLGAGGTARAATYGLRERGCEVFVLNRTVERAEALVTELGATAAGPLDQLPDLDAALVVNTTSVGMNEDRSPIEASWLTEGMTVLDAVYAPERTRLLEDAEAVGATPVGGKWMLVHQAVEQLRRWTTLLPEPPHEADFVHATDVMAEAFDEAGR; the protein is encoded by the coding sequence ATGACCGCGTCGATGCGGTGCGGGATCGTGCTGCATCCGGCCGGCCACACGCGCTCGCCGGCCATGCACACCGCGGCCTACGCGGCGCTCGGACTCGACGCCGACTACCGGGCGTTCGACGTGCCGCCGGCGGGGCTCGCGGAGGCGGTCGCTCGCTTCCGCGAAGCGGGCCTGCGTCAGCTCGCGGTCTCGATTCCACACAAGGAGTCGATGATGGCGTTCGTCGACGAGCTCGAGCCCGTCGGTCGCGCGATCGGCGCGATCAACACGGTCACCCTCGACGGGAATTCCTGGGTCGGCACCAACACGGACTGGATCGGCGTCCTGCGCGCGCTCGAACGGGCGGGGCCGGTCGACGGACGCCGCGCCGTCGTGCTCGGGGCCGGCGGCACCGCGCGCGCCGCGACCTACGGCCTGCGTGAGCGCGGCTGCGAGGTCTTCGTCCTGAACCGAACGGTCGAACGAGCCGAGGCGCTGGTGACCGAGCTGGGCGCGACAGCGGCCGGCCCACTCGATCAGCTTCCCGACCTCGACGCGGCGCTCGTCGTGAACACGACCAGCGTCGGCATGAACGAGGATCGCTCCCCGATCGAGGCCTCGTGGCTCACGGAAGGCATGACGGTGCTCGACGCGGTCTACGCGCCGGAGCGCACCCGCCTCCTCGAAGACGCGGAGGCCGTCGGCGCGACCCCGGTCGGCGGCAAGTGGATGCTCGTCCATCAAGCCGTCGAACAGCTCCGCCGCTGGACGACGCTCCTCCCCGAGCCCCCGCACGAAGCCGACTTCGTGCACGCCACCGACGTCATGGCCGAGGCGTTCGACGAGGCGGGTCGATGA
- a CDS encoding redoxin domain-containing protein, translated as MRKSLVRGRRTPAARPGARRAAHRPAPWAVVFCTLLVGSLLLACSGDGSDATAPPDPASATPATSKTPPALGTPAAGVTDVAASGVVTKPKKAEKAPRHSNERPIPNFDGPTLAGTNLSMQSMLGDRIVLFFFDPSDPKSASVGRAVQALHEKGADNNFRVVGIGRGTSRSAISTFAQTNGFGFPVIDDSSGTIGRKLRLQVPLAILGVDADGYVTFGLSYFAAPQDAEAATKDQLAAAMRVSFDEAGDGSLYAWPEAPALGVVSMEDGQKLETASLRGRSAVVIFFLHTCPHCHKALEAIKGIFDGMPEDERPILVAVSVQNAPTAIRKSMADLGLDFFTPYLDPNGDAADAWGVTGGVPVLNVVDAEGRIRHRSEGWNERRDGAMLRMQVARASGTRVPMILDPKGYSGNDVCGVCHEQEAATWAYTSHATAFDTLVTHEADRRKDCVGCHVVGYEEPGGYDFYRRPSHLESVGCESCHGRGGPHLSPTFVPMKDGARDYSAVCGTCHNETHSLGFEFETFHPRVSHTRIASLSNAERAELVEGGGPSRELLPTTADYVGSQACQSCHTKEFETWAASPHGHAVETLEKKGKAGEAECLQCHTTAYGKPGGFPEGAPVVDHPDLARVGCESCHGPGGDHIGDDARRVGTILSLGDKCDSCVILKVCGTCHDDANDPRFKFEVEKRIDDQRHGTIESAATRAGQSAFHVPDGHPTEPRDLAAHDRALLRHAFEHAFEPVDADAGTRPDERG; from the coding sequence ATGCGAAAGTCACTGGTTCGCGGGCGCCGCACTCCGGCCGCCCGACCCGGCGCCCGTCGGGCCGCCCACCGCCCCGCTCCGTGGGCGGTCGTCTTCTGCACCCTGCTCGTCGGCTCCCTTCTGCTCGCCTGCTCGGGCGACGGCTCCGACGCGACGGCGCCGCCCGACCCGGCTTCGGCGACTCCGGCGACCTCGAAGACTCCGCCTGCCCTGGGAACGCCCGCCGCCGGTGTGACGGACGTGGCGGCCAGCGGCGTCGTCACGAAGCCGAAGAAGGCCGAGAAAGCACCGCGTCATTCGAACGAGCGACCGATCCCGAACTTCGACGGGCCGACCCTTGCCGGCACGAACCTCTCCATGCAGTCGATGCTCGGCGATCGCATCGTGCTCTTCTTCTTCGATCCGAGCGACCCGAAGAGCGCCTCCGTCGGGCGCGCCGTGCAGGCGCTCCACGAGAAGGGCGCGGACAACAACTTCCGTGTCGTCGGTATCGGTCGCGGCACCAGCCGATCCGCGATCTCGACCTTCGCGCAAACCAACGGCTTCGGCTTCCCGGTGATCGACGACAGCAGCGGCACGATCGGCCGCAAGCTGCGCCTGCAGGTGCCCCTGGCGATCCTCGGTGTGGACGCGGACGGCTACGTCACCTTCGGCCTGTCGTACTTCGCGGCGCCCCAGGATGCGGAAGCCGCGACGAAGGACCAGCTGGCTGCGGCGATGCGCGTCTCCTTCGACGAGGCGGGGGACGGCTCCCTCTACGCCTGGCCCGAAGCGCCCGCCCTCGGCGTCGTCTCGATGGAGGACGGCCAGAAGCTCGAGACCGCCAGTCTGCGCGGACGCTCGGCGGTGGTGATCTTCTTCCTCCACACCTGTCCCCACTGCCACAAGGCGCTCGAAGCGATCAAGGGCATCTTCGATGGCATGCCCGAGGACGAGCGCCCCATCCTCGTCGCGGTCTCGGTCCAGAACGCCCCGACCGCCATCCGCAAGTCGATGGCGGATCTGGGACTCGACTTCTTCACGCCCTATCTCGACCCGAACGGAGACGCCGCCGACGCCTGGGGCGTCACGGGGGGCGTACCCGTCCTGAACGTCGTGGATGCCGAGGGCCGTATCCGCCACCGCAGCGAGGGTTGGAACGAGCGGCGGGACGGCGCGATGCTGCGCATGCAGGTCGCGCGCGCGAGTGGGACGCGGGTCCCGATGATCCTCGATCCGAAGGGCTACAGCGGGAACGATGTCTGCGGCGTCTGCCACGAACAGGAAGCCGCGACCTGGGCGTACACCTCGCACGCGACGGCCTTCGACACGCTCGTGACCCACGAGGCCGATCGCCGCAAGGATTGCGTCGGCTGCCACGTGGTCGGCTACGAAGAGCCCGGCGGCTACGACTTCTACCGGCGGCCGTCTCACCTCGAGAGTGTCGGCTGCGAGTCCTGCCACGGACGCGGTGGACCCCACCTCTCGCCCACCTTCGTCCCCATGAAGGACGGCGCGCGCGACTATTCGGCCGTCTGCGGGACCTGCCACAACGAGACCCACTCGCTCGGCTTCGAGTTCGAGACCTTCCATCCGCGGGTGTCCCACACCCGGATCGCCTCGCTCTCGAACGCCGAGCGCGCCGAGCTCGTCGAGGGCGGCGGCCCCAGCCGCGAGCTGCTCCCGACGACCGCGGACTACGTCGGCAGTCAGGCCTGCCAGAGCTGCCACACGAAGGAGTTCGAGACCTGGGCGGCGAGTCCTCACGGCCACGCCGTCGAGACGCTCGAGAAGAAGGGCAAGGCCGGCGAGGCCGAGTGCCTCCAGTGCCACACGACGGCGTACGGCAAGCCTGGCGGCTTCCCGGAAGGCGCTCCCGTCGTCGATCACCCGGACCTCGCCCGCGTCGGCTGCGAGTCCTGCCACGGACCGGGCGGCGACCACATCGGCGACGACGCCCGGCGCGTGGGCACGATTCTCTCCCTCGGCGACAAGTGCGATTCCTGCGTGATCCTCAAGGTCTGCGGAACCTGCCACGACGACGCGAACGACCCGCGCTTCAAGTTCGAGGTCGAGAAGCGGATCGATGACCAGCGACACGGCACGATCGAGTCCGCCGCGACGCGCGCGGGGCAGTCGGCGTTCCACGTCCCGGACGGCCACCCGACCGAGCCCCGCGATCTCGCGGCCCATGACCGCGCCCTCCTCCGTCACGCCTTCGAACACGCCTTCGAGCCCGTGGACGCGGACGCGGGGACCAGGCCGGACGAGCGCGGCTAG